In Variovorax paradoxus, a single genomic region encodes these proteins:
- the lgt gene encoding prolipoprotein diacylglyceryl transferase, producing MLMYPQINPIALQLGPVAIHWYGLTYLAAFALFYFLGTRRLRHEPYRSLVGAGAWQRKDIEDILFLGVMGVIVGGRLGYCLFYKPEFYLTHPLEILYVWQGGMSFHGGLLGVIGAMVWFSHSRARPFWQVMDFVAPCVPTGLAAGRVGNFINGELWGRFSSPDLPWGMVFPQSGSMLPRHPSQVYQFLLEGLLLFAIMWIYARKERKQGQVASVFLIGYGALRFIAEYFREPDDFLGLRALSLSQGQWLSVPMVIAGIALWFWFGRGGKTAATARA from the coding sequence ATGCTCATGTATCCGCAGATCAATCCCATCGCCCTGCAACTGGGGCCAGTGGCCATCCACTGGTACGGCCTGACCTACCTGGCCGCCTTTGCGCTGTTCTATTTTCTCGGCACGCGCCGACTGCGACATGAGCCGTACCGCTCGCTGGTGGGCGCGGGCGCATGGCAGCGCAAGGACATCGAGGACATACTTTTCCTTGGCGTGATGGGCGTCATCGTTGGCGGGCGGCTCGGCTACTGCCTGTTCTACAAGCCCGAGTTCTATCTCACGCATCCGCTCGAAATTCTGTACGTGTGGCAGGGCGGCATGAGCTTCCACGGCGGCCTGCTCGGCGTGATCGGCGCAATGGTGTGGTTCTCGCACTCGCGCGCGCGGCCGTTCTGGCAGGTGATGGACTTCGTCGCGCCCTGCGTGCCGACCGGCCTTGCCGCCGGCCGGGTGGGCAACTTCATCAACGGCGAACTCTGGGGCCGCTTCAGCAGCCCCGACCTGCCCTGGGGCATGGTGTTTCCGCAGAGCGGCTCGATGCTGCCGCGCCATCCGTCGCAGGTCTACCAGTTCCTGCTCGAAGGGCTGTTGCTGTTCGCGATCATGTGGATCTACGCGCGCAAGGAACGCAAGCAGGGGCAGGTGGCCTCCGTGTTCCTCATCGGCTACGGCGCGCTGCGCTTCATTGCCGAGTACTTCCGCGAGCCAGACGACTTCCTGGGCCTGCGGGCGCTCAGCCTGAGCCAGGGCCAATGGCTCAGCGTGCCGATGGTCATTGCCGGCATTGCACTGTGGTTCTGGTTCGGCCGCGGCGGCAAGACGGCCGCCACCGCGCGCGCTTGA
- a CDS encoding LysR family transcriptional regulator gives MDRIDLLQVFMRVAETGSFTRAADRLGLPRATVSTAVQQLETRLGSRLLHRTTRRVGLTPDGEVMLERARALVADMEDIEQQFLPADGQVSGRLKVDVPSRIARRLIAPALPGFFERHPGIELELGSSDRAVDLVLEGVDCALRVGPLASSSLVARPLGHFTLVNCASPAYLARHGTPRAPADLTRHLAVNYASATSGRAAPWEWRENSETASLRMRSQVAANNAETYIACALAGLGLIQIPAYDVREHLAAGELVEVLPDARAEPLPVQLVYPHRRNLSRRMQAFAGWLEALLTDSLDPPAKAAPARPRRPRQGRVLAARP, from the coding sequence ATGGACCGAATCGACCTCCTCCAGGTTTTCATGCGCGTGGCCGAAACCGGCAGCTTCACGCGCGCCGCCGACCGGCTGGGCCTGCCGCGCGCCACCGTCTCCACCGCCGTGCAGCAACTCGAGACGCGGCTCGGCTCGCGCCTGCTGCACCGGACCACGCGCCGCGTCGGCCTCACGCCCGACGGCGAGGTGATGCTGGAGCGGGCCCGCGCCCTGGTGGCCGACATGGAAGACATCGAGCAGCAGTTCCTGCCCGCCGACGGCCAGGTGAGCGGACGGCTCAAGGTCGACGTGCCCAGCCGCATCGCGCGGCGGCTGATCGCGCCGGCGCTGCCGGGCTTCTTCGAGCGGCATCCCGGCATCGAGCTGGAGCTGGGCTCCAGCGACCGCGCGGTCGACCTGGTACTCGAAGGCGTCGATTGCGCGCTGCGCGTGGGCCCGCTGGCCAGCAGCAGCCTGGTGGCGCGGCCGCTCGGGCACTTCACGCTCGTCAACTGCGCGAGCCCGGCCTACCTCGCGCGCCACGGCACGCCGCGCGCGCCCGCGGACCTGACACGGCACCTGGCCGTCAACTACGCATCGGCCACCAGCGGGCGCGCAGCCCCCTGGGAATGGCGGGAGAACAGCGAAACCGCGTCGCTGCGCATGCGCAGCCAGGTGGCGGCGAACAATGCCGAGACCTACATCGCCTGCGCGCTGGCCGGGCTGGGGTTGATTCAGATCCCGGCGTACGACGTGCGCGAGCATCTCGCGGCCGGCGAGCTGGTCGAGGTGCTGCCCGACGCGCGCGCCGAGCCGCTGCCGGTGCAACTGGTGTACCCGCACCGGCGCAACCTGTCGCGCCGCATGCAGGCCTTTGCCGGTTGGCTCGAGGCGCTGCTGACCGACTCGCTCGACCCGCCCGCGAAGGCCGCCCCCGCCCGCCCGCGCAGACCGCGTCAGGGCCGCGTGCTGGCGGCTCGGCCGTAA
- a CDS encoding SDR family oxidoreductase: MSARTLKNKVAVIAGGGKNLGALIGHLLVDGGARGIAIHYNSDASRAEAEATASALKAKGADTLLVQGDLSVVDNNASLFDQAVKHFGQVDIAVNTAGVVIKKPILDVTEADYDKSFDANAKAAFFFIQQAGRTLADGGSIVTLVSSLLAAYTPFYAIYPGSKAAVEHFTRAASKEFGERGISVNAIGPGPMDTPFFYGQESKEAVAYHSSAAALSKFSKKGLTDIEDIAPIVRFLVTEGWWITGQTIFANGGYTTR, from the coding sequence ATGTCCGCACGCACGCTCAAGAACAAGGTCGCCGTCATTGCCGGTGGCGGCAAGAACCTCGGCGCTCTCATCGGCCACCTGCTGGTCGACGGGGGTGCCCGCGGCATCGCCATCCACTACAACAGCGACGCCTCGCGCGCCGAGGCCGAAGCGACCGCATCCGCCCTCAAGGCCAAGGGCGCCGACACGCTGCTGGTGCAGGGCGATCTCTCGGTGGTCGACAACAACGCCAGTCTGTTCGACCAGGCCGTGAAGCATTTCGGGCAGGTCGACATTGCCGTCAACACCGCCGGCGTCGTCATCAAGAAGCCGATCCTGGACGTCACCGAGGCCGACTACGACAAGAGCTTCGACGCCAACGCCAAGGCCGCCTTCTTCTTCATCCAGCAGGCTGGCCGCACGCTGGCCGACGGCGGCAGCATCGTCACGCTGGTGAGTTCGCTGCTTGCGGCCTACACGCCGTTCTATGCGATCTACCCGGGCTCGAAGGCGGCGGTGGAACACTTCACGCGCGCCGCCTCCAAGGAATTCGGCGAGCGCGGCATCTCGGTCAACGCCATCGGCCCCGGCCCCATGGACACGCCGTTCTTCTACGGCCAGGAAAGCAAGGAGGCCGTGGCGTACCACAGCAGCGCGGCGGCGCTCAGCAAGTTCTCGAAGAAGGGCCTGACCGACATCGAGGACATCGCGCCCATCGTGCGCTTCCTCGTCACCGAAGGCTGGTGGATCACCGGCCAGACCATCTTCGCCAACGGCGGCTACACCACGCGCTGA